In a genomic window of Brassica rapa cultivar Chiifu-401-42 chromosome A10, CAAS_Brap_v3.01, whole genome shotgun sequence:
- the LOC103847343 gene encoding LOW QUALITY PROTEIN: GDSL esterase/lipase At5g03980 (The sequence of the model RefSeq protein was modified relative to this genomic sequence to represent the inferred CDS: deleted 1 base in 1 codon), giving the protein MPTATTKALSLLVLLFFVSLVHATDPCLINSIYQFGDSIADTGNLIRNGPIGASTPSPKPLPQRKHHATVFFSNGVNFAVAGSTALNSSFFTSRNLHVPATNTPLSTQLSWFKSHLRSTCHNPSCLKQSLVMMGEIGGNDYNYGFFQGKSTEEIRSYIPHVVGAIAAAAREVIRAGAVNVVVPGNFPVGCFPIYLTSFPVNDPKAYDDKGCLIRLNEFAMDHNNQLQEAISSLQKEFPGVVIVYGDYYNAFQYVLSGSVGFDKSVALKSCCGIGGGYNYDGKRQCGAVGVPVCQNPDKFISWDGVHLTQKAYRFMSKFLNYKILPQIKCGGA; this is encoded by the exons ATGCCGACAGCAACAACCAAAGCATTATCGCTTCTTGTTCTTCTCTTCTTCGTGTCCCTCGTCCACGCAACAGACCCATGTCTGATCAACTCCATCTACCAATTCGGAGACTCCATAGCCGACACCGGGAACCTAATCCGCAACGGTCCTATCGGA GCTTCAACTCCCTCTCCTAAACCCTTACCTCAACGTAAACACCACGCAACCGTCTTC TTCAGTAACGGAGTTAACTTCGCCGTCGCCGGAAGCACAGCCTTAAACAGCTCTTTCTTCACCTCAAGGAACCTCCACGTACCGGCGACGAACACACCTCTCTCCACTCAGCTCTCTTGGTTCAAGTCTCATCTACGTTCCACGTGTCACAACCCATCCTGTTTGAAGCAGTCTCTCGTCATGATGGGTGAGATAGGAGGAAACGACTACAACTACGGTTTCTTCCAAGGCAAGTCAACGGAAGAGATCAGAAGCTACATACCTCACGTGGTCGGAGCCATCGCAGCCGCGGCTAGAGAAGTGATCAGAGCCGGTGCGGTTAACGTGGTCGTACCGGGAAACTTCCCCGTCGGATGTTTCCCGATTTACTTGACGTCTTTCCCCGTGAACGATCCAAAAGCTTACGACGATAAAGGATGCTTGATTCGTCTTAACGAGTTCGCCATGGACCACAACAACCAACTCCAAGAAGCTATAAGTTCTTTGCAAAAGGAGTTTCCCGGTGTGGTTATCGTCTACGGAGATTACTACAACGCGTTTCAGTATGTTCTGAGCGGTTCTGTGGGATTCGACAAGAGTGTAGCTTTGAAGTCGTGTTGTGGGATCGGTGGAGGTTACAACTACGATGGAAAGAGACAGTGTGGAGCTGTGGGAGTGCCGGTTTGTCAGAATCCAGACAAGTTTATAAGCTGGGACGGAGTGCACTTGACTCAGAAGGCGTATAGGTTCATGTCTAAGTTCTTGAACTACAAGATTCTTCCGCAGATCAAGTGTGGTGGAGCTTAA
- the LOC103847345 gene encoding protein IQ-DOMAIN 14 isoform X1, with product MKQYMDTHCDSLGDLFPGKFIVMAKRRSWFGWIKRLFICEAKAKSEKPRRLRWVFRRLKLRHQIATPAQETRTLNKATEDQRKHAMNVAIATAAAAEAAVAAAKAAAEVVRMAENAFTSQHFVKKSSDPNLAAIKIQSAFRAYLARKALRALKALVRLQAIVRGRAVRRKVSSNKASTSSLIQRKHLSKNKTEIKEELKIPKRSMCNGQNSWDSSALTKEDIKAIWLRKQEGAVKRERMLKYSRSHRERRSPHMLLESLYTKDMGMRSCRLEHWGESKSEMVVVPTKVKLRSLQRQDSGDGQDSPFSFPRRSFSRLEQSLLEDESWFQSGFQPYMSVTESAKEKFRSLSTPRQRAAVMESWLDENKKDGDKVSLWSSFVSEENSKMSSSKKSSLATNKHLLLKY from the exons atgaaacaaTATATGGACACTCATTGTGATTCTCTTGGTGATCTGTTTCCAGGGAAGTTCATTGTAATGGCAAAGAGAAGGTCATGGTTTGGTTGGATAAAAAGATTATTCATCTGCGAGGCCAAAGCAAAATCAGAGAAG CCAAGGAGATTGAGATGGGTGTTTAGAAGACTAAAGCTGAGACATCAGATTGCAACTCCGGCACAAGAGACAAGGACTTTGAACAAAGCAACAGAGGATCAGAGAAAGCACGCCATGAACGTAGCCATCGCCACGGCAGCAGCAGCCGAGGCGGCGGTTGCAGCCGCCAAGGCAGCTGCTGAGGTTGTCAGGATGGCGGAAAACGCCTTCACGTCACAACATTTTGTCAAGAAGAGTAGTGATCCTAATTTGGCAGCTATCAAGATTCAGAGTGCCTTCAGAGCTTATCTG GCGAGGAAAGCGTTGCGGGCACTGAAGGCACTTGTAAGGCTTCAAGCCATTGTCCGTGGCCGCGCTGTTAGAAGAAAGGTTTCTTCTAACAAAGCTTCAACATCAAGCCTCATCCAGAGGAAACACTTGTCTAAGAACAAAACTGAGATCAAAGAAGAACTTAAGATACCAAAACGTTCAATGTGTAACGGTCAGAATAGTTGGGACAGTAGCGCACTCACCAAGGAAGACATCAAAGCCATATGGTTAAGGAAGCAAGAAGGTGCGGTCAAGCGTGAGCGTATGTTAAAGTACTCCCGGTCTCATCGA GAGAGAAGGAGTCCTCACATGCTTCTGGAGTCATTGTACACAAAGGACATGGGGATGAGAAGCTGTCGGCTTGAACATTGGGGTGAATCCAAGTCTGAAATGGTTGTTGTCCCTACAAAAGTAAAGCTTAGAAGTTTGCAGAGACAAGACTCCGGTGACGGACAAGACTCTCCGTTCTCTTTTCCAAGGAGATCATTCAGCCGTCTTGAGCAGAGTCTATTGGAGGACGAGAGCTGGTTCCAAAGTGGGTTCCAGCCTTACATGAGCGTGACAGAGTCTGCAAAGGAGAAGTTTAGATCGCTGAGCACACCGAGGCAACGTGCAGCGGTCATGGAGTCTTGGTTAGATGAGAATAAGAAGGATGGAGATAAAGTATCTCTCTGGTCTTCCTTTGTCAGTGAAGAAAATAGTAAGATGAGCAGCTCTAAGAAGTCGTCTCTTGCCACAAACAAACATTTGTTGTTGAAATATTGA
- the LOC103847344 gene encoding F-box protein At5g03970 isoform X2 produces the protein MSCSVRAKTRLGMESNLSVHEVLNTFDTLSEILLLLPPEETYKLILVSKRWLQIISSPFFRHAYLAKWKPNFHLIGFFISNTSYVGKKHVERVRRPRSESSMPLLSTSSLGDEVETSGALKKLGYYIDSSNGVLLCGRHPKAYYLWDPVTRKQHKIPRHRVHFEEVCMSLITEDCPVEGFSYKVVRGECVSYAAQSSKVRVEIYSSKTTTWSYSELACNEAVSLTPWTAGRVIKGVVYWYATGGKVAIYDTEDEEKRIDVIKLPKTFNYDEQVLGESSDGCLQYGWSNKSVMEIWELEKVGEVLEWSIQFKVNFKAMWRLNPVESARFSTRTKETQLLAFFNQNSDSVFIRCDSHIYVFDVKTQRVQEVQYQGRGSSFVWDYCKVLPYFQLSWPCCSSSLLEEGNI, from the coding sequence aTGTCTTGTTCTGTCAGGGCGAAAACAAGATTGGGGATGGAGTCTAATCTAAGCGTTCACGAGGTTCTCAACACGTTCGACACTCTCTCTGAGATCCTCCTCTTGCTACCACCTGAGGAGACATACAAGCTGATCCTCGTCTCTAAGCGGTGGCTCCAGATCATCTCCAGCCCTTTCTTCCGCCACGCCTACCTCGCCAAGTGGAAACCGAACTTCCACCTCATCGGCTTCTTCATCTCCAACACCTCCTACGTCGGCAAGAAGCACGTGGAGCGTGTCCGCCGCCCTCGCTCCGAGTCCTCCATGCCCTTGCTCTCCACCAGCAGTTTGGGCGACGAGGTGGAGACCTCTGGTGCTTTGAAGAAGCTCGGTTACTACATTGACTCTTCGAACGGTGTGCTTCTCTGCGGGAGGCATCCGAAAGCTTACTACTTGTGGGATCCGGTTACGAGGAAGCAGCATAAGATCCCGCGGCATAGGGTTCATTTCGAGGAGGTTTGTATGTCTTTGATCACTGAGGATTGTCCTGTTGAGGGGTTTAGCTACAAGGTGGTGCGTGGGGAGTGTGTTTCTTATGCGGCGCAGAGTAGTAAGGTGAGAGTGGAGATTTATTCTTCTAAGACCACCACGTGGAGCTACTCTGAGCTGGCTTGCAATGAGGCGGTGTCTCTCACTCCCTGGACTGCAGGGAGAGTGATTAAAGGTGTGGTTTATTGGTATGCTACGGGAGGTAAAGTTGCTATCTACGACACAGAAGATGAGGAGAAAAGGATCGATGTGATAAAGCTTCCGAAGACGTTTAACTACGATGAGCAGGTTCTGGGAGAATCCTCTGATGGGTGTTTGCAGTACGGATGGAGTAATAAGTCTGTGATGGAGATTTGGGAGCTGGAGAAGGTTGGCGAGGTTCTTGAGTGGAGCATTCAGTTTAAGGTGAATTTCAAGGCCATGTGGAGGTTGAACCCGGTGGAGTCTGCGAGGTTCAGCACTAGGACTAAAGAGACGCAGCTGCTTGCGTTCTTTAACCAGAACTCTGACTCGGTTTTCATCAGATGCGACTCGCACATCTACGTGTTTGACGTTAAGACTCAGAGGGTTCAAGAGGTTCAGTACCAAGGACGAGGGTCTTCGTTCGTTTGGGATTACTGCAAAGTCTTGCCTTACTTTCAGCTATCGTGGCcttgttgttcttcttctctcttggaAGAAGGAAACATCTGA
- the LOC103847344 gene encoding F-box protein At5g03970 isoform X3, whose translation MESNLSVHEVLNTFDTLSEILLLLPPEETYKLILVSKRWLQIISSPFFRHAYLAKWKPNFHLIGFFISNTSYVGKKHVERVRRPRSESSMPLLSTSSLGDEVETSGALKKLGYYIDSSNGVLLCGRHPKAYYLWDPVTRKQHKIPRHRVHFEEVCMSLITEDCPVEGFSYKVVRGECVSYAAQSSKVRVEIYSSKTTTWSYSELACNEAVSLTPWTAGRVIKGVVYWYATGGKVAIYDTEDEEKRIDVIKLPKTFNYDEQVLGESSDGCLQYGWSNKSVMEIWELEKVGEVLEWSIQFKVNFKAMWRLNPVESARFSTRTKETQLLAFFNQNSDSVFIRCDSHIYVFDVKTQRVQEVQYQGRGSSFVWDYCKVLPYFQLSWPCCSSSLLEEGNI comes from the coding sequence ATGGAGTCTAATCTAAGCGTTCACGAGGTTCTCAACACGTTCGACACTCTCTCTGAGATCCTCCTCTTGCTACCACCTGAGGAGACATACAAGCTGATCCTCGTCTCTAAGCGGTGGCTCCAGATCATCTCCAGCCCTTTCTTCCGCCACGCCTACCTCGCCAAGTGGAAACCGAACTTCCACCTCATCGGCTTCTTCATCTCCAACACCTCCTACGTCGGCAAGAAGCACGTGGAGCGTGTCCGCCGCCCTCGCTCCGAGTCCTCCATGCCCTTGCTCTCCACCAGCAGTTTGGGCGACGAGGTGGAGACCTCTGGTGCTTTGAAGAAGCTCGGTTACTACATTGACTCTTCGAACGGTGTGCTTCTCTGCGGGAGGCATCCGAAAGCTTACTACTTGTGGGATCCGGTTACGAGGAAGCAGCATAAGATCCCGCGGCATAGGGTTCATTTCGAGGAGGTTTGTATGTCTTTGATCACTGAGGATTGTCCTGTTGAGGGGTTTAGCTACAAGGTGGTGCGTGGGGAGTGTGTTTCTTATGCGGCGCAGAGTAGTAAGGTGAGAGTGGAGATTTATTCTTCTAAGACCACCACGTGGAGCTACTCTGAGCTGGCTTGCAATGAGGCGGTGTCTCTCACTCCCTGGACTGCAGGGAGAGTGATTAAAGGTGTGGTTTATTGGTATGCTACGGGAGGTAAAGTTGCTATCTACGACACAGAAGATGAGGAGAAAAGGATCGATGTGATAAAGCTTCCGAAGACGTTTAACTACGATGAGCAGGTTCTGGGAGAATCCTCTGATGGGTGTTTGCAGTACGGATGGAGTAATAAGTCTGTGATGGAGATTTGGGAGCTGGAGAAGGTTGGCGAGGTTCTTGAGTGGAGCATTCAGTTTAAGGTGAATTTCAAGGCCATGTGGAGGTTGAACCCGGTGGAGTCTGCGAGGTTCAGCACTAGGACTAAAGAGACGCAGCTGCTTGCGTTCTTTAACCAGAACTCTGACTCGGTTTTCATCAGATGCGACTCGCACATCTACGTGTTTGACGTTAAGACTCAGAGGGTTCAAGAGGTTCAGTACCAAGGACGAGGGTCTTCGTTCGTTTGGGATTACTGCAAAGTCTTGCCTTACTTTCAGCTATCGTGGCcttgttgttcttcttctctcttggaAGAAGGAAACATCTGA
- the LOC103847344 gene encoding F-box protein At5g03970 isoform X1, whose protein sequence is MRVQVLLYMLTSCHCKGSCCVLQSSLLRTTSSSVFFCSAMSCSVRAKTRLGMESNLSVHEVLNTFDTLSEILLLLPPEETYKLILVSKRWLQIISSPFFRHAYLAKWKPNFHLIGFFISNTSYVGKKHVERVRRPRSESSMPLLSTSSLGDEVETSGALKKLGYYIDSSNGVLLCGRHPKAYYLWDPVTRKQHKIPRHRVHFEEVCMSLITEDCPVEGFSYKVVRGECVSYAAQSSKVRVEIYSSKTTTWSYSELACNEAVSLTPWTAGRVIKGVVYWYATGGKVAIYDTEDEEKRIDVIKLPKTFNYDEQVLGESSDGCLQYGWSNKSVMEIWELEKVGEVLEWSIQFKVNFKAMWRLNPVESARFSTRTKETQLLAFFNQNSDSVFIRCDSHIYVFDVKTQRVQEVQYQGRGSSFVWDYCKVLPYFQLSWPCCSSSLLEEGNQ, encoded by the exons ATGCGAGTCCAGGTCCTTTTATACATGTTGACATCATGTCACTGCAAAGGTAGTTGTTGCGTCTTACAAAGCTCTCTTCTCCGCACTACGTCTTCCtcag tttttttttgttctgcaaTGTCTTGTTCTGTCAGGGCGAAAACAAGATTGGGGATGGAGTCTAATCTAAGCGTTCACGAGGTTCTCAACACGTTCGACACTCTCTCTGAGATCCTCCTCTTGCTACCACCTGAGGAGACATACAAGCTGATCCTCGTCTCTAAGCGGTGGCTCCAGATCATCTCCAGCCCTTTCTTCCGCCACGCCTACCTCGCCAAGTGGAAACCGAACTTCCACCTCATCGGCTTCTTCATCTCCAACACCTCCTACGTCGGCAAGAAGCACGTGGAGCGTGTCCGCCGCCCTCGCTCCGAGTCCTCCATGCCCTTGCTCTCCACCAGCAGTTTGGGCGACGAGGTGGAGACCTCTGGTGCTTTGAAGAAGCTCGGTTACTACATTGACTCTTCGAACGGTGTGCTTCTCTGCGGGAGGCATCCGAAAGCTTACTACTTGTGGGATCCGGTTACGAGGAAGCAGCATAAGATCCCGCGGCATAGGGTTCATTTCGAGGAGGTTTGTATGTCTTTGATCACTGAGGATTGTCCTGTTGAGGGGTTTAGCTACAAGGTGGTGCGTGGGGAGTGTGTTTCTTATGCGGCGCAGAGTAGTAAGGTGAGAGTGGAGATTTATTCTTCTAAGACCACCACGTGGAGCTACTCTGAGCTGGCTTGCAATGAGGCGGTGTCTCTCACTCCCTGGACTGCAGGGAGAGTGATTAAAGGTGTGGTTTATTGGTATGCTACGGGAGGTAAAGTTGCTATCTACGACACAGAAGATGAGGAGAAAAGGATCGATGTGATAAAGCTTCCGAAGACGTTTAACTACGATGAGCAGGTTCTGGGAGAATCCTCTGATGGGTGTTTGCAGTACGGATGGAGTAATAAGTCTGTGATGGAGATTTGGGAGCTGGAGAAGGTTGGCGAGGTTCTTGAGTGGAGCATTCAGTTTAAGGTGAATTTCAAGGCCATGTGGAGGTTGAACCCGGTGGAGTCTGCGAGGTTCAGCACTAGGACTAAAGAGACGCAGCTGCTTGCGTTCTTTAACCAGAACTCTGACTCGGTTTTCATCAGATGCGACTCGCACATCTACGTGTTTGACGTTAAGACTCAGAGGGTTCAAGAGGTTCAGTACCAAGGACGAGGGTCTTCGTTCGTTTGGGATTACTGCAAAGTCTTGCCTTACTTTCAGCTATCGTGGCcttgttgttcttcttctctcttggaAGAAGGAAAC CAGTAG
- the LOC103847345 gene encoding protein IQ-DOMAIN 14 isoform X2, which translates to MAKRRSWFGWIKRLFICEAKAKSEKPRRLRWVFRRLKLRHQIATPAQETRTLNKATEDQRKHAMNVAIATAAAAEAAVAAAKAAAEVVRMAENAFTSQHFVKKSSDPNLAAIKIQSAFRAYLARKALRALKALVRLQAIVRGRAVRRKVSSNKASTSSLIQRKHLSKNKTEIKEELKIPKRSMCNGQNSWDSSALTKEDIKAIWLRKQEGAVKRERMLKYSRSHRERRSPHMLLESLYTKDMGMRSCRLEHWGESKSEMVVVPTKVKLRSLQRQDSGDGQDSPFSFPRRSFSRLEQSLLEDESWFQSGFQPYMSVTESAKEKFRSLSTPRQRAAVMESWLDENKKDGDKVSLWSSFVSEENSKMSSSKKSSLATNKHLLLKY; encoded by the exons ATGGCAAAGAGAAGGTCATGGTTTGGTTGGATAAAAAGATTATTCATCTGCGAGGCCAAAGCAAAATCAGAGAAG CCAAGGAGATTGAGATGGGTGTTTAGAAGACTAAAGCTGAGACATCAGATTGCAACTCCGGCACAAGAGACAAGGACTTTGAACAAAGCAACAGAGGATCAGAGAAAGCACGCCATGAACGTAGCCATCGCCACGGCAGCAGCAGCCGAGGCGGCGGTTGCAGCCGCCAAGGCAGCTGCTGAGGTTGTCAGGATGGCGGAAAACGCCTTCACGTCACAACATTTTGTCAAGAAGAGTAGTGATCCTAATTTGGCAGCTATCAAGATTCAGAGTGCCTTCAGAGCTTATCTG GCGAGGAAAGCGTTGCGGGCACTGAAGGCACTTGTAAGGCTTCAAGCCATTGTCCGTGGCCGCGCTGTTAGAAGAAAGGTTTCTTCTAACAAAGCTTCAACATCAAGCCTCATCCAGAGGAAACACTTGTCTAAGAACAAAACTGAGATCAAAGAAGAACTTAAGATACCAAAACGTTCAATGTGTAACGGTCAGAATAGTTGGGACAGTAGCGCACTCACCAAGGAAGACATCAAAGCCATATGGTTAAGGAAGCAAGAAGGTGCGGTCAAGCGTGAGCGTATGTTAAAGTACTCCCGGTCTCATCGA GAGAGAAGGAGTCCTCACATGCTTCTGGAGTCATTGTACACAAAGGACATGGGGATGAGAAGCTGTCGGCTTGAACATTGGGGTGAATCCAAGTCTGAAATGGTTGTTGTCCCTACAAAAGTAAAGCTTAGAAGTTTGCAGAGACAAGACTCCGGTGACGGACAAGACTCTCCGTTCTCTTTTCCAAGGAGATCATTCAGCCGTCTTGAGCAGAGTCTATTGGAGGACGAGAGCTGGTTCCAAAGTGGGTTCCAGCCTTACATGAGCGTGACAGAGTCTGCAAAGGAGAAGTTTAGATCGCTGAGCACACCGAGGCAACGTGCAGCGGTCATGGAGTCTTGGTTAGATGAGAATAAGAAGGATGGAGATAAAGTATCTCTCTGGTCTTCCTTTGTCAGTGAAGAAAATAGTAAGATGAGCAGCTCTAAGAAGTCGTCTCTTGCCACAAACAAACATTTGTTGTTGAAATATTGA
- the LOC103847342 gene encoding uncharacterized protein LOC103847342 produces the protein MSNWRRQKPRNNNNNNNNYNNHHHQQRGTTMTQSPKPPLANSKQSVPAWEKDFCAKVGSVPWSKVLEAKRFMHLYERVVQWDDSAGEDAFNKAKSHYWAEINGVSCDLPLPDPDVYIDDVDWDAQVDNELVLDLERGGPDPRTREGEGEGEERVVILDALFSSGQYSGQGWGTGWGDAEGVKEKNVGWDDQGCDGWNQDSWGRKEEPVGWGHEDENNNSFRRETWEYKNRSSFNYKKVGNWNGNDHHHQGREWRKRGAVPREGEQVDDCRWRNGRGRSRGGFQQHSNGWGWTETF, from the exons ATGAGCAATTGGAGAAGACAAAAGCccagaaacaacaacaacaataataacaattataataatcatcatcatcaacaacgAGGGACGACGATGACTCAATCGCCAAAGCCGCCTCTTG CTAACAGCAAACAGTCTGTTCCTGCGTGGGAGAAGGACTTCTGCGCTAAGGTTGGTTCAGTTCCATGGTCCAAAGTCCTAGAAGCGAAGCGGTTTATGCATCTGTACGAGAGGGTGGTCCAATGGGACGATTCAGCTGGTGAAGACGCGTTCAACAAGGCTAAGTCTCATTACTGGGCAGAGATAAATGGAGTTTCTTGCGACTTGCCTTTGCCTGATCCTGATGTCTACATTGACGATGTTGACTGGGACGCTCAAGTTGACAATGAGCTGGTTCTTGACCTTGAACGTGGTGGTCCAGACCCGAGAACGAGAgagggagaaggagaaggagaagagcgTGTGGTGATTCTTGATGCTTTGTTTTCGTCTGGACAGTATAGTGGACAAGGTTGGGGAACAGGATGGGGAGACGCTGAGGGGGTTAAAGAGAAGAATGTCGGTTGGGATGATCAGGGTTGTGATGGATGGAATCAGGATTCTTGGGGGAGAAAGGAGGAACCTGTAGGTTGGGGTCATGAGGACGAGAACAATAACAGCTTCAGAAGAGAAACTTGGGAGTATAAGAACAGAAGCAGCTTCAACTACAAGAAGGTTGGGAACTGGAACGGtaatgatcatcatcatcagggAAGAGAGTGGAGAAAGAGAGGAGCAGTGCCACGTGAAGGAGAGCAGGTGGATGATTGTCGATGGAGAAATGGGAGAGGGAGAAGCAGAGGTGGGTTTCAGCAGCATTCCAATGGTTGGGGGTGGACTGAAACCTTCTGA